The following proteins are co-located in the Micromonospora viridifaciens genome:
- a CDS encoding zinc metalloprotease, with translation MTASPGVAACEPGAEGHSAARVKEGATAQEPELYSKNEAKAYGALKDSPRLPDGSVTVPTVFHMISDHPLSAAETARWNTMIAAQIKVLNDSFAGRTAADASDTPFRFSLVDTTWTVNSDWYTVVPGKNERDMKKALYTGDARTLNVYAANIGGGLLGWAYFPKDYNNGRGYIDGVVMLDESMPGGTAGKYALGDTLTHEVGHWLMLEHTFAHGCSAAGDFVADTPREAAPQFNCPEGADSCTAPGLDPIHNFMDYTQDACMNMFTPGQADRMSDAWVAFRAGGGK, from the coding sequence GTGACCGCCTCCCCGGGTGTCGCGGCGTGTGAGCCGGGCGCCGAGGGGCACAGCGCGGCCCGGGTGAAGGAGGGCGCCACCGCCCAGGAGCCGGAGCTGTACTCGAAGAACGAGGCGAAGGCCTACGGCGCGCTCAAGGATTCGCCGCGCCTGCCCGACGGCAGCGTCACCGTGCCCACGGTCTTCCACATGATCTCCGACCACCCCCTCAGCGCGGCCGAGACGGCCCGGTGGAACACCATGATCGCGGCACAGATCAAGGTGCTCAACGACTCGTTCGCGGGCCGCACGGCGGCGGACGCCTCCGACACGCCGTTCCGGTTCTCGCTGGTCGACACGACGTGGACGGTGAACAGCGACTGGTACACGGTCGTGCCGGGCAAGAACGAGCGGGACATGAAGAAGGCGCTGTACACCGGCGACGCCCGCACCCTGAACGTGTACGCGGCGAACATCGGTGGCGGGCTCCTCGGCTGGGCGTACTTCCCGAAGGACTACAACAACGGCCGGGGCTACATCGACGGCGTGGTGATGCTCGACGAGTCGATGCCGGGCGGGACGGCGGGCAAGTACGCCCTGGGCGACACGCTGACGCACGAGGTCGGGCACTGGCTGATGCTGGAGCACACCTTCGCGCACGGGTGCTCCGCCGCCGGCGACTTCGTCGCGGACACTCCGCGGGAGGCGGCGCCGCAGTTCAACTGCCCGGAGGGCGCGGACAGCTGCACCGCACCCGGGCTGGACCCGATCCACAACTTCATGGACTACACGCAGGACGCCTGCATGAACATGTTCACCCCCGGACAGGCCGACCGGATGAGCGACGCCTGGGTGGCGTTCCGGGCCGGCGGCGGCAAGTAG
- a CDS encoding PPOX class F420-dependent oxidoreductase has translation MAILTEEDLALLREPQLAHVATIEADGTPHVTPVWVDTDGEHIVFNTVKGRKKHRNIARNPAVAVSVVDKANDFRTLWVKGTAELVNEGADEHIDRLAKKYLGQDTYPFRQPGEERVIVRITPTEKLGRG, from the coding sequence ATGGCGATCCTCACGGAAGAAGACCTGGCTCTGCTCCGCGAGCCGCAGCTGGCGCACGTGGCGACCATCGAGGCGGACGGCACCCCGCACGTCACCCCGGTCTGGGTGGACACCGACGGCGAGCACATCGTGTTCAACACGGTCAAGGGGCGGAAGAAGCACCGCAACATCGCCCGCAACCCGGCCGTCGCGGTCTCCGTCGTCGACAAGGCGAACGACTTCCGCACGCTCTGGGTGAAGGGCACCGCCGAGCTGGTCAACGAGGGCGCCGACGAGCACATCGACCGGCTGGCGAAGAAGTATCTCGGGCAGGACACCTACCCGTTCCGCCAGCCCGGCGAGGAGCGGGTCATCGTCCGCATCACCCCCACGGAGAAGCTCGGCCGGGGCTGA
- a CDS encoding FKBP-type peptidyl-prolyl cis-trans isomerase, which produces MSERVQNRPAGQGTKAERRLAAQLAAKKAAEARRRRQSMLGAFVGVLAVAALIGGIVWLNGGDDDKQATGSSPSANTSAPAEPTAAPEPQLPEGADPALKTKPQVGPGTGELKKLTVTTLIKGNGPAVKAGQQITTNYVGVSYKDGKEFDSSWKGGQPATFAIGVGQVIPGWDQGLVGVPVGSRVQLDIPGKLAYGDNGELGGPAGPLRFVVDVLAAQ; this is translated from the coding sequence GTGAGCGAGCGTGTGCAGAATCGGCCGGCGGGCCAGGGCACCAAGGCGGAGCGGCGGCTGGCCGCCCAACTGGCGGCTAAGAAGGCCGCCGAGGCGAGGCGGCGCCGGCAGTCGATGCTGGGGGCCTTTGTCGGTGTCCTTGCGGTGGCCGCCCTGATCGGCGGCATCGTCTGGCTGAACGGCGGGGACGACGACAAGCAGGCTACCGGCAGCAGCCCGTCGGCCAACACGAGCGCTCCTGCCGAGCCCACCGCCGCACCCGAGCCGCAGCTTCCCGAGGGCGCCGACCCGGCGCTGAAGACCAAGCCGCAGGTCGGCCCGGGCACCGGCGAGCTGAAGAAGCTGACCGTCACCACCCTGATCAAGGGCAACGGCCCGGCGGTCAAGGCCGGCCAGCAGATCACCACCAACTACGTCGGCGTGTCCTACAAGGATGGCAAGGAGTTCGACTCCTCCTGGAAGGGCGGTCAGCCGGCGACCTTCGCGATCGGCGTCGGGCAGGTCATCCCGGGCTGGGACCAGGGCCTGGTCGGTGTGCCGGTGGGCAGCCGGGTGCAGCTCGACATTCCGGGCAAGCTGGCGTACGGCGACAACGGGGAGCTCGGGGGCCCGGCCGGGCCGCTGCGCTTCGTCGTCGACGTGCTCGCCGCGCAGTAG
- a CDS encoding SCO6745 family protein: protein MWAHFEPVHAVTYFHPRARAAYEAVGLRGYWRGYFAGRAAPLGPVDAPMVVAAFFSFAPAMVARALPAVWRLATPQEALRARLTGAVQALAEFTYQLPESHLVEAADLLAEAAERVEPAGRVLGAANAALPRGEYPLARLWQAATTLREHRGDGHVAALVTTGLDPVEVVAWRCRLDQSREFHQLARGWTGEEWAAAEERLVEKGWLTAEHTPTEQGRATFRAVEEATDRAALGPWRALGAERTARLRELLEPIASRCRTIIPPQSPIGLPAQRTATADAPAPVR, encoded by the coding sequence ATGTGGGCCCACTTCGAGCCGGTCCACGCGGTGACCTACTTCCACCCCCGGGCCCGGGCCGCGTACGAGGCGGTCGGGTTGCGCGGCTACTGGCGGGGCTACTTCGCCGGCCGGGCCGCCCCGCTCGGGCCGGTCGACGCGCCGATGGTGGTCGCCGCGTTCTTCAGCTTCGCGCCGGCGATGGTGGCCCGCGCCCTGCCCGCGGTGTGGCGGCTGGCCACTCCGCAGGAGGCGCTGCGGGCCCGGCTCACCGGCGCCGTGCAGGCGCTCGCCGAGTTCACCTACCAACTGCCCGAGTCGCACCTCGTCGAGGCGGCGGATCTGCTGGCCGAGGCGGCCGAGCGGGTCGAGCCGGCCGGCCGGGTGCTCGGCGCGGCCAACGCCGCGCTGCCCCGGGGCGAGTACCCGCTGGCCCGGCTCTGGCAGGCCGCCACCACACTGCGCGAGCACCGGGGCGATGGGCACGTCGCGGCGCTGGTCACCACCGGGCTGGACCCGGTCGAGGTGGTGGCCTGGCGCTGCCGGCTCGACCAGTCCCGCGAGTTCCACCAGCTGGCCCGCGGCTGGACCGGCGAGGAGTGGGCCGCCGCCGAGGAACGCCTGGTCGAGAAGGGCTGGCTGACCGCCGAGCACACGCCGACCGAGCAGGGCAGGGCGACGTTCCGGGCCGTCGAGGAGGCCACCGACCGGGCCGCCCTCGGCCCGTGGCGGGCGCTGGGTGCGGAGCGTACGGCGCGGCTACGCGAGCTGCTCGAGCCGATCGCGAGCCGGTGCCGCACGATCATCCCTCCGCAGAGCCCGATCGGCCTGCCCGCGCAACGCACCGCCACCGCGGACGCGCCTGCCCCGGTCCGCTGA
- a CDS encoding NADPH:quinone reductase has product MKAIVYERNGDASVLQQVERPIPEPGPGEVLVRMAVSGVNPTDWKARRQWPLPAGWQIPGQDGAGVIEAVGEGVDQILIGARVWLWEAAWQRPWGTAAEYTVVPVRHTVRLGSASFDLGACLGIPFLTAHRCLTAGEFMPDKLHAGALSDHVVLVQGGAGAVGNAAIQLARWADACVITTVSSPEKAQLAAAAGADFVINYREQDVVEEVRKIAPDGVHTIVEVSAARNAATDVQILRNGGAVCVYADDGGHEVTLPIRALMVPNARWQFVLVYTEPKAAKAQAVTDVAAAVAQGAIRVGEEAGLPLHHYPMSAAPAAHQAVEGGAVGKVLIATAEA; this is encoded by the coding sequence ATGAAGGCGATCGTGTACGAACGCAACGGGGACGCCTCGGTGCTGCAGCAGGTCGAGCGCCCGATCCCGGAGCCGGGCCCCGGCGAGGTGCTGGTGCGGATGGCCGTCTCGGGGGTGAACCCGACCGACTGGAAGGCGCGCCGCCAGTGGCCCCTCCCGGCCGGCTGGCAGATCCCGGGGCAGGACGGCGCCGGGGTGATCGAGGCGGTCGGCGAGGGCGTCGACCAGATCCTGATCGGTGCGCGGGTGTGGCTCTGGGAGGCCGCCTGGCAGCGCCCCTGGGGCACCGCCGCCGAGTACACGGTGGTGCCGGTCCGGCACACGGTCCGGCTCGGTTCGGCCTCCTTCGACCTGGGCGCCTGCCTGGGCATCCCGTTCCTGACCGCGCACCGTTGCCTGACCGCCGGCGAGTTCATGCCCGACAAGCTGCACGCGGGCGCGCTGAGCGACCACGTGGTGCTGGTGCAGGGCGGGGCGGGCGCGGTGGGCAACGCGGCGATCCAGCTCGCCCGCTGGGCCGACGCCTGCGTGATCACCACGGTCAGCAGCCCGGAGAAGGCGCAGCTGGCCGCGGCGGCCGGCGCCGACTTCGTGATCAACTATCGCGAGCAGGACGTGGTCGAGGAGGTCCGCAAGATCGCGCCCGACGGGGTGCACACGATCGTCGAGGTCTCCGCGGCCCGCAACGCCGCCACCGACGTGCAGATCCTGCGCAACGGCGGCGCGGTCTGCGTCTACGCCGACGACGGCGGGCACGAGGTGACCCTGCCGATCCGGGCGCTGATGGTGCCGAACGCCCGCTGGCAGTTCGTGCTGGTCTACACGGAGCCGAAGGCGGCCAAGGCGCAGGCGGTGACCGACGTGGCGGCGGCCGTGGCCCAGGGGGCGATCCGGGTGGGTGAGGAGGCCGGGCTGCCGCTGCACCACTACCCGATGTCGGCGGCCCCGGCGGCGCACCAGGCGGTCGAGGGCGGCGCGGTCGGCAAGGTGCTGATCGCCACGGCCGAGGCGTGA
- a CDS encoding fatty acid--CoA ligase: MDVPLQVARILEHGCGVHGAAEVVTWTGAQPRRMTYAEVGRAAARLAHALRDECGVTGDERVATFMWNNNEHLVAYFAVPSMGAVLHTLNIRLFPDQVAYIANHAEDRVVLVDTTLIPLLAKVIGRLTTVRHVVVVGGGDPAPLVAAAGDRIAVHHWDELLADKPDVYDWPEVDERDAAALCYTSGTTGNPKGVAYSHRSIYLHSLQVCMPEGFGLGPKDRELLIVPMFHAMSWGLPYAGFLSGASLIMPDRFLQAEPIAAMIAAERPTLAGAVPAIWTDLLAYLDNHEVDTSSLKEVIVGGSACPPVLMHAFHERHGIDVIHAWGMTEMSPLGSVSRSPAGVTGEAAWRYRYTQGRIPAGVEARIVGPLGEPLPADGASVGELEVRGPWVTARYVGDDASDEEKFRDGWLRTGDVGTLSADGYITLSDRAKDVIKSGGEWISSVELENALMAHPAVLEACVVGVPDERWDERPLATVVVRAGASVSPEELRDFLAKSVARWQLPERWAFIDAVPKTSVGKFDKKVVRSRYAEGGLEVRELTPP; the protein is encoded by the coding sequence ATGGACGTCCCTCTTCAGGTCGCCCGGATCCTCGAGCACGGCTGCGGAGTGCACGGTGCGGCGGAAGTCGTCACCTGGACCGGTGCCCAGCCCCGCCGGATGACGTACGCCGAGGTCGGGCGGGCCGCCGCCCGGCTGGCCCACGCGTTGCGCGACGAGTGCGGGGTGACCGGTGACGAGCGGGTCGCCACGTTCATGTGGAACAACAACGAGCACCTGGTGGCGTACTTCGCGGTGCCGAGCATGGGCGCGGTGCTGCACACCCTCAACATCCGGCTCTTTCCCGACCAGGTCGCCTACATCGCCAACCACGCCGAGGACCGGGTGGTGCTGGTCGACACCACGCTGATCCCGTTGCTCGCCAAGGTGATCGGCCGGCTGACCACGGTGCGGCACGTGGTGGTGGTCGGCGGCGGTGACCCGGCCCCGCTGGTGGCGGCGGCCGGCGACCGGATCGCCGTACACCACTGGGACGAGCTGCTGGCCGACAAGCCGGACGTCTACGACTGGCCCGAGGTGGACGAGCGCGACGCCGCCGCCCTCTGCTACACCTCCGGGACCACCGGCAACCCCAAGGGGGTCGCCTACTCGCACCGCTCCATCTACCTGCACTCGCTCCAGGTCTGCATGCCGGAGGGCTTCGGGCTCGGCCCGAAGGACCGTGAGCTGCTCATCGTGCCGATGTTCCACGCGATGTCCTGGGGCCTGCCGTACGCCGGATTCCTCTCCGGCGCGTCGCTGATCATGCCGGACCGGTTCCTCCAGGCCGAGCCGATCGCCGCGATGATCGCCGCCGAGCGGCCCACCCTGGCCGGCGCGGTGCCGGCCATCTGGACCGACCTGCTGGCCTACCTGGACAACCACGAGGTGGACACCTCCTCACTGAAGGAGGTGATCGTCGGCGGATCGGCCTGCCCGCCGGTGCTCATGCACGCGTTCCACGAGCGGCACGGGATCGACGTCATCCACGCCTGGGGCATGACCGAGATGTCTCCGCTGGGTTCGGTCTCCCGGTCCCCGGCCGGGGTGACCGGCGAGGCGGCCTGGCGTTACCGCTACACCCAGGGCCGCATCCCGGCCGGGGTGGAGGCGCGCATCGTCGGCCCGCTGGGCGAGCCGCTGCCCGCCGACGGGGCCTCCGTCGGCGAGCTGGAGGTCCGCGGCCCGTGGGTGACCGCGCGGTACGTCGGGGACGACGCCTCGGACGAGGAGAAGTTCCGCGACGGCTGGCTGCGTACCGGGGACGTGGGCACCCTCTCGGCGGACGGGTACATCACGCTGAGCGACCGGGCCAAGGACGTGATCAAGTCCGGCGGGGAGTGGATCTCCTCGGTGGAGCTGGAGAACGCCCTGATGGCGCACCCGGCGGTGCTGGAGGCGTGCGTGGTGGGCGTGCCGGACGAGCGCTGGGACGAGCGCCCACTGGCCACCGTGGTGGTCCGTGCGGGCGCCTCGGTCAGCCCGGAGGAGCTGCGGGACTTCCTGGCGAAGTCGGTGGCCCGCTGGCAGTTGCCCGAGCGCTGGGCATTCATCGACGCGGTGCCGAAGACCAGTGTCGGCAAGTTCGACAAGAAGGTGGTGCGCTCCCGGTACGCGGAAGGTGGACTGGAGGTACGCGAACTGACCCCGCCGTAA
- a CDS encoding NUDIX domain-containing protein, producing the protein MSISWADSYVGQLRALAGDRTLMFVGARAVVRDNAARVLLIQRSDNGQWAMPAGAMELGESIADCAVREVREETGLRALRVSAFALYTGPDRTHTNMYGHTYQIFTTAFRVDEWDGDLLRMTDETTDAAFFHPEELPHPLSASVIETLADLDVFEQTNRLILK; encoded by the coding sequence GTGAGCATCTCGTGGGCCGATTCGTACGTGGGGCAGCTACGCGCCCTGGCCGGTGACCGCACCCTGATGTTCGTCGGGGCCCGCGCCGTGGTCCGGGACAACGCGGCCCGGGTGCTGCTGATCCAGCGCTCGGACAACGGCCAGTGGGCGATGCCGGCCGGCGCGATGGAGCTGGGCGAGTCCATCGCCGACTGCGCCGTCCGGGAGGTACGCGAGGAGACCGGCCTGCGCGCCCTGCGGGTCAGCGCGTTCGCCCTCTACACCGGCCCCGACCGCACCCACACCAACATGTACGGCCACACCTACCAGATCTTCACCACCGCGTTCCGGGTCGACGAGTGGGACGGGGACCTGCTCCGGATGACGGACGAGACCACCGACGCCGCCTTCTTCCACCCGGAGGAGCTGCCCCACCCGCTCTCCGCCAGCGTCATCGAGACCCTCGCCGACCTGGACGTCTTCGAACAGACCAACCGGCTGATCCTCAAGTAG
- a CDS encoding MDR family MFS transporter yields MLHARQIRLLMFGLMTGMLLAALDQTIVGTALPTIVGQLGGINHYSWVVTAYLLASTASTPLYGKMADLRGRRPVFLFSIGTFLVGSLLAGLSQNMTQLILTRGVQGLGAGGLMTLAFTIISDVVSPRERGRYQGLFGAVFGLSSVAGPLVGGYFAQTNWRWIFYINVPLGILAIVVCYHVMRLVPFQKRQHAIDWLGAALLVAGVSSLLLALSWGGTQYAWGSGVIIGLFVAGAVLGVLFVLQEARVSEPILPLRLFRSGTFALANSAGFVLGLVMFGSIIFIPLYLQIVKGASPTRSGLLMLPMMAGIIITSVLTGRAMSRIGRYKWFPVAGSAVLVAGMLLFRQLQVATSVWAAFGYMVVIGVGLGLCMQSLILAVQNAVDPRDLGAGTSSATFFRSLGGSFGVAILGAVLSTQLTGQLASRLPAAIAQLPPAEQAAVAARGGTKISINEPATILALPTPVRAAIQAAFVESLHLVFLTTGLIAILAVLVTLAMPNHQLRGTGPHGASGGADPLGGKAAAPGGKPLTKESKEEAAADMESKSQTML; encoded by the coding sequence GTGCTGCACGCCCGTCAGATCCGCCTGCTGATGTTCGGTCTGATGACCGGGATGCTGCTGGCGGCGCTGGACCAGACCATCGTCGGTACGGCGTTGCCCACGATCGTCGGCCAGCTGGGCGGGATCAACCACTACTCGTGGGTGGTCACCGCGTACCTGCTCGCCTCCACCGCCTCGACGCCGCTCTACGGCAAGATGGCCGACCTGAGGGGGCGTCGTCCGGTCTTCCTCTTCTCGATCGGCACGTTCCTGGTCGGCTCGTTGCTGGCCGGCCTGTCGCAGAACATGACCCAGCTGATCCTCACCCGGGGCGTGCAGGGGCTGGGCGCCGGTGGCCTGATGACCCTGGCCTTCACCATCATCTCGGACGTTGTCTCCCCCCGGGAACGTGGCCGCTACCAGGGGCTCTTCGGCGCGGTCTTCGGCTTGTCCTCGGTGGCCGGCCCGCTGGTCGGCGGCTACTTCGCGCAGACCAACTGGCGCTGGATCTTCTACATCAACGTGCCGCTGGGGATCCTCGCCATCGTGGTCTGCTACCACGTCATGCGGTTGGTCCCGTTCCAGAAGCGGCAGCACGCCATCGACTGGCTCGGGGCGGCGCTGCTGGTCGCCGGGGTGAGCTCCCTGCTGCTGGCGCTGAGCTGGGGCGGCACCCAGTACGCCTGGGGCTCCGGCGTGATCATCGGGCTGTTCGTCGCCGGGGCGGTGCTGGGCGTGCTCTTCGTGCTCCAGGAGGCCCGGGTGAGCGAGCCGATCCTGCCGCTGCGGCTGTTCCGCAGCGGCACGTTCGCGTTGGCCAACTCGGCGGGCTTCGTGCTCGGTCTGGTGATGTTCGGGTCGATCATCTTCATTCCGCTCTACCTGCAGATCGTCAAGGGCGCCTCGCCGACCCGCAGCGGTCTGCTGATGCTGCCGATGATGGCGGGCATCATCATCACCTCGGTGCTGACCGGCCGGGCGATGAGCCGGATCGGACGCTACAAGTGGTTCCCGGTGGCCGGTTCGGCGGTGCTGGTCGCCGGCATGCTGCTCTTCCGGCAGCTCCAGGTGGCCACCTCCGTCTGGGCGGCGTTCGGTTACATGGTGGTGATCGGCGTCGGGCTGGGCCTGTGCATGCAGTCGCTGATCCTGGCGGTGCAGAACGCGGTGGACCCGCGCGACCTGGGCGCCGGCACCTCGTCCGCGACGTTCTTCCGCTCGCTGGGCGGCTCGTTCGGTGTGGCGATCCTCGGCGCGGTGCTGTCGACGCAGCTCACCGGCCAGCTCGCCAGCCGGCTGCCGGCCGCGATCGCGCAGCTTCCGCCCGCGGAGCAGGCGGCGGTGGCGGCCCGTGGCGGCACCAAGATCTCGATCAACGAACCGGCGACCATCCTCGCCCTGCCCACCCCGGTCCGGGCCGCGATCCAGGCCGCGTTCGTCGAGTCGCTGCACCTGGTCTTCCTGACCACCGGGCTGATCGCCATCCTCGCGGTGCTGGTCACCCTGGCCATGCCGAACCACCAGCTGCGGGGCACCGGTCCGCACGGCGCGAGCGGCGGCGCGGACCCGCTCGGCGGGAAGGCCGCCGCTCCCGGCGGCAAGCCGCTGACGAAGGAGTCGAAGGAGGAGGCCGCCGCCGACATGGAGTCGAAGTCGCAGACGATGCTGTGA
- the rfaE2 gene encoding D-glycero-beta-D-manno-heptose 1-phosphate adenylyltransferase: protein MAGAAAEERRLTTVVEGWLGRPVLVVGDAMLDEWRFAESERLCREAPAPVLTLRRRISAAGGAANTAVNVATLGGRAALVSPVGADAAGDELHDCLDRAGVWDRTVNQPGRPTPVKRRMLAGNQILLREDSGEPDDALDDDGVARLLTALHSATEELRAASGGQPLTLVVCDYGLGALPRAIRAWLVANRDRYATVALDAHDLADWRGLNPTVVTPSFAEATRLLARAAAGFGAGNRTPACAATAGDLHLDPLAEPTDGPSELVVGAAPGGSGERAPDEAGAAIGPTGEPTPGEDRVALTGDGLSVTGTGVTVNAAAGEGVDRAVLAESRLAELHAHTGADVVAVTLDTDGAVVGGADGERRRSHSTPVPASHAVGAGDAYLAAMTLALAAEASLPTAAQLAQLAATITVSDTGTCVCRREDLLDALGTGTDSAGHPTLVEAEELTTLVAEHRRADRSIVFTNGCFDVLHPGHVRYLTQARALGDLLIVAVNSDGSVRRLKGPDRPVNPVEDRAALLAALECVDHVVVFEEDSPAKLIEAVRPDVYVKGGDYPPEMVPEAPLVRRLGGQVRTLGYVPDRSTSAIIDRIRAQSVTPPVGEGTGRPR, encoded by the coding sequence ATGGCAGGAGCAGCAGCGGAAGAGCGCCGGCTCACCACCGTTGTGGAGGGCTGGCTGGGGCGTCCCGTGCTGGTCGTCGGCGACGCCATGCTGGACGAGTGGCGGTTCGCGGAGTCCGAGCGGCTCTGCCGGGAGGCCCCCGCCCCGGTCCTCACCCTGCGCCGGCGCATCTCGGCGGCCGGCGGCGCGGCGAACACCGCGGTCAACGTCGCCACCCTCGGCGGGCGGGCCGCGCTGGTGTCCCCGGTCGGTGCGGACGCGGCCGGCGACGAACTGCACGACTGCCTCGACCGAGCCGGCGTCTGGGACCGGACGGTGAACCAGCCCGGCCGGCCGACCCCGGTCAAGCGGCGGATGCTCGCCGGCAACCAAATCCTGCTCCGCGAGGACTCGGGCGAGCCGGACGACGCGCTCGACGACGACGGGGTGGCCCGACTGCTCACCGCGCTGCACTCCGCGACCGAGGAACTGCGGGCGGCCTCCGGTGGACAGCCGCTCACCCTCGTCGTCTGCGACTACGGCCTGGGCGCGCTGCCGAGGGCGATCCGCGCCTGGCTGGTCGCCAACCGGGACCGCTACGCCACGGTGGCGCTCGACGCGCACGACCTGGCCGACTGGCGCGGCCTCAACCCCACCGTGGTGACCCCGAGCTTCGCCGAGGCGACCCGGCTGCTCGCCCGCGCGGCGGCCGGCTTCGGCGCCGGAAACCGTACCCCGGCGTGCGCCGCCACCGCCGGTGACCTGCACCTGGACCCGTTGGCCGAGCCGACCGACGGCCCGTCCGAGCTGGTCGTGGGCGCGGCGCCGGGCGGGTCCGGCGAGCGGGCGCCGGACGAGGCCGGCGCGGCCATCGGGCCGACCGGCGAGCCGACCCCCGGCGAGGACCGGGTCGCGCTGACCGGGGACGGACTCAGCGTCACCGGCACCGGCGTCACCGTGAACGCGGCGGCGGGTGAGGGCGTCGACCGGGCGGTGCTGGCCGAGTCGCGCCTGGCCGAGCTGCACGCGCACACCGGCGCCGACGTGGTGGCGGTGACCCTGGACACCGACGGTGCGGTGGTCGGCGGGGCCGACGGCGAGCGCCGGCGCAGCCACAGCACCCCGGTCCCGGCCAGCCACGCGGTGGGCGCGGGGGACGCGTACCTGGCGGCGATGACCCTGGCGCTGGCGGCCGAGGCGAGCCTGCCGACCGCCGCCCAGCTCGCCCAGCTCGCCGCGACCATCACCGTCTCCGACACCGGCACCTGCGTGTGCCGGCGGGAGGACCTGCTCGACGCGCTGGGTACCGGGACGGACAGTGCCGGCCACCCGACGCTGGTCGAGGCGGAGGAACTGACCACGCTCGTCGCCGAGCACCGCCGGGCCGACCGGTCCATCGTCTTCACCAACGGCTGCTTCGACGTGCTGCACCCGGGGCACGTCCGCTACCTGACCCAGGCCCGCGCGCTCGGCGACCTACTGATCGTGGCGGTCAACTCCGACGGCAGCGTACGCCGGCTCAAGGGGCCGGACCGGCCGGTGAACCCGGTCGAGGACCGCGCCGCCCTGCTCGCCGCGCTGGAGTGCGTCGACCACGTGGTGGTCTTCGAGGAGGACTCGCCGGCGAAGCTGATCGAGGCGGTGCGCCCGGACGTGTACGTCAAGGGCGGCGACTACCCGCCGGAGATGGTGCCCGAGGCGCCGCTGGTCCGCCGGCTCGGTGGGCAGGTCCGCACCCTCGGGTACGTGCCGGACCGCTCCACCTCGGCGATCATCGACCGGATCCGGGCCCAGTCGGTCACTCCCCCGGTCGGCGAAGGGACGGGCAGGCCGAGGTGA
- a CDS encoding glycosyltransferase family 2 protein: MNRPLALGTPEQFRGPRQLDVLIPTRNRPAELAVTLSGLAAQEGVPDFGVVVSDQSDGGPAYAHPAAATMVRALRHRGRPVLLTRRLPRRGLAEHRAYLLAQSAARYVLCLDDDVWLEPGALARLVTAIRELGCGFVGNAVHGLSYADDVRPETHVHYEEWYGRPVPERVRPGTPEWDRAAIHPAANLLHVTEKLRLPAGAWRAYKVSWIGGCVLYDRAKLIDSGGFEFWRRLQERHQGEDVAAQLAVLERYGGAGVLPSGAYHLESPTTVTEREIEAWEVVLT, from the coding sequence GTGAATCGCCCGCTCGCCCTCGGCACGCCGGAGCAGTTCCGCGGTCCACGGCAGCTCGACGTGCTGATCCCCACCCGCAACCGACCCGCCGAACTGGCGGTCACCCTCTCCGGGCTGGCCGCGCAGGAGGGCGTACCCGACTTCGGGGTGGTGGTGAGCGACCAGTCCGACGGCGGCCCGGCGTACGCCCACCCGGCGGCGGCCACCATGGTCCGGGCGCTGCGCCACCGGGGCCGTCCGGTGCTGCTGACCCGACGGCTGCCCCGGCGCGGGCTGGCCGAGCACCGGGCGTACCTGCTGGCCCAGTCGGCCGCCCGGTACGTGCTCTGCCTCGACGACGACGTCTGGCTGGAACCGGGCGCGCTGGCCCGGCTGGTCACCGCGATCCGGGAACTGGGCTGCGGGTTCGTCGGCAACGCGGTGCACGGCCTCTCCTACGCCGACGACGTCCGCCCCGAGACGCACGTCCACTACGAGGAGTGGTACGGCCGACCCGTGCCCGAACGGGTCCGGCCGGGCACCCCGGAGTGGGACCGGGCGGCCATCCATCCGGCGGCGAACCTGCTGCACGTGACCGAGAAGCTGCGACTGCCGGCGGGGGCCTGGCGGGCGTACAAGGTCTCCTGGATCGGCGGGTGCGTGCTCTACGACCGGGCCAAGCTGATCGACTCCGGCGGCTTCGAGTTCTGGCGTCGGCTGCAGGAGCGACACCAGGGCGAGGACGTCGCCGCGCAGCTCGCGGTGCTGGAGCGGTACGGCGGCGCCGGGGTGCTGCCCAGCGGCGCGTATCACCTGGAGTCGCCGACCACGGTCACCGAGCGGGAGATCGAGGCGTGGGAGGTCGTCCTCACGTGA